The nucleotide sequence CCGAGGTTGCGAACTATCTAGCTGAAGATGAAGCGATCGCACGATCGCACCTAGAGAAGCTTGCAGCAGAAGGATTCTTGCAGTCAATAGAAGCCGAAGGACACCTCTGTTATCAGCCTTGTCTCGCTTCAAGACGTGGTCGTCAAGTTCCTTCAACCATTTGGAATGCTCTAGATTCCTAAATTAACTCAAATGTTTCGCCAGGAGTTGCCATGATTACAAATGAGCCGACCGTAGCATCGCCTTCTTCCCAGATTTGGCAGTGGCGCGGCTACCCAATTCGATATCAGACTGCCGGAACTCAAGGTTCGATCGTGCTGCTCATTCATGGATTAGGCGCATCGAGTGATCATTGGCGTAAAAACATTCCAGTTCTAGCGGAAAACCATCGCGTGTATGCGATCGACTTAATTGGCTTTGGTCAGTCTGCTAAACCAAAACCGAGCGAATCGCTGAACTATCGCTTTGAAACTTGGGGACAACAGATTGCTGATTTTTGTCGTGAAGTGATTCAAGCACCCGTTTTTTTAGTGGGAAACTCGATCGGCTGCTTAGTAGCGCTGCAAGCCACGGTGATCAATCCGCAACAAGTGATAGCAGTAGCGCTGTTAGATTGTGCCTTACGCCTGCAACATGAACGCAAGCTCAAGGGAATTCGCCGCCTTACCTTTCCGTGGGTGCAAAAACTCCTGCTGTCTCCAGCGATCGGGCATTTCTTCTTTGCAAAACTGGCTCAACCTCAAGTTATTCGTAAAGCCTTGCTAAAAGCCTATGCTCGACATGAAGCGGTGACAGATGAATTAGTAGAAATCTTGCTGAAGCCTGCTCAAGATCCTGGTGCAGCGGATGTGTTTCTCTCATTTATTACTCACTCCAAGGGTGTGTTGCCCGAAGATTTGCTACCTGAAATTACTTGCCCTGTATTGATGCTCTGGGGAACTGAAGATTCGTTTGAGCCGATCGCGCAGGGTCGAGAATTAGCGAAGTTTCCAGCAGTTAAGGAGTTCATTCCACTCGAAGGCATTGGGCATTGTCCTCAAGATGAAGCACCAGAGCTAGTTAATCCAATTCTGCAAAAATGGCTAGCTCAACACGAACAACCCGAAGCTTCTACGATTTGAAAGGAATAAACAATTCATGCCCACTCACTTTAAAGATCTCAAGAAAAGTCTCAAGGTTTCTCCCTTACTTTTCATCTTCGTAACGATTCTGCTAGATAAGTTAGGGGAAAGTATTCTATTTCCAATTCTGCCATTCTTGCTGGAAAGATTTCGCTCAGATGCACTGACACTAGGATTGTTGACATCCTCATTTGCCTTAGCACAGTTTTTTGCTACGCCTCTGATTGGCTCACTCTCCGATCGCTATGGTCGCCGTCCTGTTCTATTGCTGTGTGTGTTAGGAACTTCTCTTTCCTACTACCTGTTTGGCTTAGCGGGTAGTCTGTGGGTGCTGTTTGTCTCACGCATGATTGATGGTGTAACTGGGGGTGTTGCAGCAACCGCACAAGCTTATATTGCCGATATTTCAACTCCCGCCGATCGCGCTAAAAACTTCGGGCTGACGGGTGCTGCCTTTGGGTTGGGATTTGTGTTAGGACCTGCTTTGGGTGGATCGCTTGCAGGAATTAACCTCAATTTACCTGTCTTTTTTGCGGGCACTGTCGCATTGCTCAATTTCATCTTAGGCTGGGTGAGCCTGCCCGAATCTCTAAAGCCAGAAAACCGTCGTGCTCTGCGCTTAAAAGATTTGAATCCGCTCGGGCAAATCAATGATTTATTTCAGAACGATCGTATCAAAGGGTTTCTTTGGACGACTTTTATTTTCAACTTTGCGTTCTCTGGATTCTCCAGCGTTTTTGTGCTGTTTCTGAGTCGGCGTTTTGGATGGGGGCCTGCTTCGGCGGCGCTTGTGTTTGTCTTTATTGGTGTGTTTTCGACCGTAATTCAAGGTGGACTGATTCGCAAGCTGATTCCTGCGTTTGGTGAAGGAAAGCTAACTTTAGCGGGGTTAGTTGCGTTGGCGATCGGCTTGGGGCTGGTCGGGGTCATTCCATCAGAAACACCAACTCTTTATGTCCTGCTTTATTTAAGCCAAGGATTGTTAGCGCTGGGTGTGGGATTGATTCTGCCCTGTCTTAGAGGACTGATTTCTAATCGCGTTTCTGCTCAAGAACAGGGACGTACCCTTGCGAATGCTCAAGGACTACAGAGTATTGCTTCAATTCTAGGCCCGTTGTGGGCAAGCTGGTGTTTTGATCATGTTGGGATCTTCTCTCCGTTTTGGCTGGGAGCAATTTTCATCCTATTTGCCTTTGGAACAACCTGGATGAATCTACAATCGATGTCCTCCGAGTCTGCAAGTTCATAAGGTTGGCAGCAGCTTAAGCTGCTGCCAACCGTCCATCTTCCATATGAATGATGCGATCGGCAATATCTAAAATTCGGTTATCGTGTGTGACGAGCAGGATTGTACAGCCCTGCTCTTTTGCTAATCGCTGCATGATTTCCACCACATCTCGTCCCGATTTACTGTCTAATGCTGCGGTCGGTTCATCTGCTAGAACCATTTTCGGTTGACTGACCAAGGCACGAGCGATCGCAACTCGCTGTTTCTGTCCACCAGACAAATCATTCGGGTAATAGTTGATTCGATGTCCTAAACCAACGGCGTGTAGCATTGCTACAGAACGATTGATCCGCTCTGTCAGGGTCAGATCTTTGTGCAGGCGCAGAGACATTCCGACATTTTGCTGAGCCGTCAAACAATCCAGTAGATTGTGTGCCTGAAAGATGTATCCAATCTGGCTCCGTACCTGCACCAGTTGTTGTTTACTCGCTCCACAGAGTTCCTGCTCCAAAATTTTCAAACTGCCTTCTTGAACTGATCTCAGTCCGCCCATTAAGCTTAATAGCGTTGTTTTTCCACTTCCAGAAGGGCCTGTCAAAATCACAATTTCACCTGCATGAATCTCCAGATCAATTTCTGAAAGTACGGGTTTTTGGAGTGCGCCCTTACCAAAAGAGTGATTGAGCTGCTTAGCGACAATGACAGGAGCTGGAGACATAACTGATCTCTCTAAAATACATCGGCTGGATCAGCAGACCGCAATTTTCGCACTGCGATCGCGGCTGAAATCAAACACATTAACAGCGTCAGAATGAAAACTTGCAGTGCCACATCAGGACGCATCACGATTGCAACACGAGTTAAAGTTCCAAGCAACCCATACATTCCCACAGAACAAGCAAATCCAGGTAGAAAACCAAGTACACCTAGAACGATCGCTTCTTGAAAAATGATTCCTAACAGTCGCGAATCAGAATAACCGATCGCTTTCAAGGTTGCGTATTCTGGCAGATGATCATTCACGTCGGTGTATAGCACCTGATAAACAATCACAATGCCAACAATGAATCCCATCACTGTGCCGAAATTGAAGATAATTCCAGGCGGTTGTTTCGCCCAGTATCCCTGCTCTAATGCGATAAACTCTTGACGATTTAGAACCTTGATATCTTGCGGCAACAGCTTTTGTAAACCTTGGGCCACAGCGTTAGGATTAGCACCAGGTTCCAGGGTAATCATCCCCAGGTGAACTTCGTCTGCTCCAGCTTGACCAAAGAGCCGTAAGTAGTTGGTATCGCTCATGACGATATGTCCCTGTTTGAACAAACTACTGCCCAGGCTATAAAGCCCCCCAACCGACATTTTTCGCCCACCTACAACACTATTAACCGGATCTCCTTTGCTGAACAGTTCGCCCACAGATCCTAGAGACGGAAGAGATTTGCTATCAAATAGAACTGTATCTTGTTGTGCGATCGTCCCAAGTTGCCCACGAATTTCGGGTAAATCCATTGCCGATCGTGCTGGGTTAAAAGCAATGATATTCACATCTGCAAGTTCTTTGGTCTGTGGATTCACCCAAGAAGTCCGGCTGTAGTAAAGCGGATCAACAGAAGCAATTCCCTGAATTCCATTCGCTCGATATAGTTGCGCTTTGGGAATGGTTTTATTTCCAAGAAACTGACTCGTTCGATTCACCAGAAAGAGATCCCCTTTGAGGTTCTCCTGAATCCGCGATACCCCATCAAACATCGCTGCTCGAAATCCCAACTGCATAAAGATGAGAATGTTAGCAAAGGAGATCCCCGCTAGTCCGACGACTAAACGCACTTTCTGATGGGAAAGCTGCGACCAAGCTAAGGGAGGCTCCTGAGCGAAGCGATTAACCAGTCGTTTGGGAAGAAGAAAGTGCATGGTCGCGGTTAAATGAGTAAGAGATTCCAATCAGTCCAAACGAATTTGAACTCGTACCTGCATATAGGTGAGTTCTGCAACTTTTTTACTATCCTCTGGATCGAGCCGAATTTTGACTTCCACGACTCGCGCATTTTTGTCTGCTGCTGGATCGGTATTCAGCGAATCAGTTTTTTTGATTTGAAGTCCGATCTGTTCAACTGTGCCGCGTAATTGTTGATTAAACCCGCCGTTTTCGCTCGTGATCAGAGCTTGTTGTCCCCGTTTCACTCTGGGAATGTCGGTTTCATATACCTCGGCAACAACATACATCTGATCAGTTTGTCCCAGATCGACGATGCCTTGCTCTGCATTAACCTGCTCCCCAATCTGAGTATTAATTCTTAGAATCTGACCCGCGATCGGAGCGCGGACATACGAATCTCCCAGTTGAGTTTCTGCCTGTTTTTGTTGGGCGATCGCGTACTCTATCTCAGCTTGAGGAACTTGGAGATCGGCTGGACGAACTTCACTTAACGCTTGCAGCTTAGCGGTTTCTTCCTGAATCTGGGCAGATAAAGTCAGCTTTGTTTCTTGCAGTTGTGCTTTTGCCTCTTGCAGTGATGCGGTAGCAGTCTCAAAGCTTCTGCGATCGTTGTCTAAGAGAGAGGTACTGATTGCTCCTTCTTTTTGGAGCTTCTGCGATCGTTCATAACTCGCCTGAGCATTCCGAACTTCAGCTTTAGCACGAGCGACTGCTGCTTGTCTTGCAGCCATTTCGGTATCAAATTGCGCGGTTAACCGTGCGATCGCTGCCTTTTGTGCAGCCAATCCACTGACAGTTGCACTTCCCGCTCTAGTTTGTGCCAGCTTTGCTTGCATTACGGCAACATTTTGTTTCGCTTGTTCGAGTGCTGCTTGTTTCTTATCCAATCCCTGCAAAATCGCAATCACCTGCCCTGCTTGCACTCGATCGCCTTGCTTGACCAGTAGCCGATCCACTCGACTATCCCTTGCATTCACAACAGAGACCTTGATCACAGAGCCTTTCGGTTCAACTCGACCTAAAGCAGTCACAGACTGCACAGGCGCAGGTTGACTCGATAGACCTGCATCCGCATTTTGCTTTACTTTAGACTGAGACAAATACGCTGCACCTAATCCCAGCGACCCGATCGAGAGTGCCCCGATTAGCCCATAGCTAATTGTTTTGAGAGGAATTTGTTTTTGCACGATAGATTCAGCACAGTGGAGGACAATGACAGCAATACCGCAGTGTGAAACAGATCAGGAAGCTTCCATCATCCATCCCATGTCCGAAAACTTCTTCAGCAGTTTTCGATAAGCAATCAATGTCGCATCCGAGGCAACCATTAATTCGGTACTGTTATTGAGCGGTGCAAGCCGAGGGATCTGAGTTTGGACAACGACGTTATCCTCCATGCAAATGCGAGTTCCGACTTGAGTTGTATTTTGATCTAACCAATGGCTCAGCCCAGGAACATGATTGAGAAAGCTGCGAATATTGATCGATTTAACGATCGTCGTGTTTTCATCAACTGGAATATGAGCCAAAATACTTTCAATCTTGAACTGACCAAAATTGACACCGGAATAGGTGATGTTTGGTGGTGCAAAAATGTACTGTTTCCAAGGATCTTGGTCATCGTCCTTCAAGAAAAATCGCATCGGCCCGTTAATGCGGTTAATCTTGATGCCTAAAGTTGCGGATAATCCCCATTCAGTCACTTTCAAGTCATAATCCTCAATCACCGTGTTCTCAGGAGTTTTGCTTTTCCCGACTGACCCCCCGTGCATGAATGGAGCGTGGGAAACATCCAGCGTGTTCTCCATTGTGCGAGTGAAATGAGCGTTAAAGGTATAGACGCTCTGAGCGGGTTCACGAACTGGATTCTCAAACTGTGGGAATGAGGGAAGAGGGGGACGATCGCGTTCCGGTAAGTCACCGACAAATACCCAAATGAATCCGTATTTCTCTTGAACCGGATAAGCCTCTACTTTCGCTCGTTTCGGAATGGGAGTTGAGGCTGGATTTGCCGGAATCTCACGACAGGAGCCGTCTGCTTCATACCTCCAGCCATGATAGGGACAGCGAAGACAATTTCCTTCAACCCATCCACCCGCTAAAGATGCGCCTCGATGGGCACAACGATTGTCAAGCGCGACCACTTTTCCCTGGCTGTCACGATACACCGCCATTTTTCTGCCCATTAATGTAACAAGGGTTGGGCGCTGTGTGATTGCCTTGCTAAATTCAACGGCATACCAGAAATTTTTGAACATCGTTGAGGCTCCTTAAGTCTTCGCAACTTCTACAGGGTGTTCCGATGGCTGAGCGATCGGATGCTCAAACAAACCTGGGTTAGATTCAGGCTCTAAAGTTAATTTGTGCTTTGCTTTAGTGGAGTAATCGCCGATTCCCCAGCCTTTATCTAGGAACTTACGCAGTAGTTTACGATAAGCAACGAGTAGATTATCTGAAGCCACTAAAACTTCTTCGGTTAATCCATAAGGCACAACGCGAGGTTCTTGCGCCTCAATCACCGCTTTGTCTTCCAGATAAGTATCGACTGTATTTTTGATCGAGTTATAGTCTGCCCAAGGTTGTGTGAGAAAGTTGCGGACTCCAATCCACTTCGTTAAGGTTGTGTTTTCGTCAACGGGAATGTTGGTTGCAAAGTAGACATATTGATAGCCACGGAAGTTAAAGTCTAGTGCAATCCGGTTGATGTTTGGTAGATAAACCGTCAAGGTTGCACTGGAGTAAGGACGATCGCGCTTCACAATGTATTTCAGCAGTCCTACTCGCTTGGGTGGCTTAGTGCGAACAGTCGCGCTTGTACTCCATTCCTCGCTCTTGACTTCGTAATCCCAAACCTCTGCATCATCCCGGTTATTAAAAAAAGCAGCATGAACGAAAGGTGCATGGGAAGTATCTAAGCCGCTCTCAATCACGCGAGTGTAGTGAGCATTCCAAACATATTCGCCTTGAACCTGCCGCCAAGCGGGGTCGCCGTACTCTGGAAACGGTGGAATTGGGGGACGCTCTGACTCTGGCGCATCCCCCACAAATATCCAAATAAAACCATACTTTTCCTGCACTGGGTAAGTCCCCACTCGTGCCCGCTTAGGAATCGGCACGTCTGCTTGATTTGCTGGAACTTCGACGCAAGCCCCATCTGATTGATATTTCCAACCATGATAGGGACAGCGCAGACAACCTTCTTCAATCCACCCCCCAGATAGAGCCGCCCCACGATGGGCACAGCGATCGTCGAGAGCAATCACTTGATGATCTGCATCCCGATAGAGAACATAGTGCTGTCCCATCAGCGTGATTTGTTTTGGTTTGGCTGTGACAGCAGCACTGAATTCAACCGCATACCAGAAGTTCTTGAGCACGTGCGATCGCCCCACTCGTTTTGCAAGGTTTAGAGATAGCTCTATGATTCCCAAGCCGATATTAGAGTAACGGTGGTGAGGGATAATTCTCTGAGCAGAATCGGGTACTCTTCATGCAAAGCAAGATTATACAAACACAGAGGCTATGGTTAGAAAAGCTCAACGTCTGCCAGTTGATCAAACCGGCAAGGAAAAAATTAACGAGTTTCGTCAAGAACTAAATCAGAAGCTTGAAGATGCGATCGAGCATCACGAATTCAAGATGGTTTACATTGGGTTTGCAACACTTTTTGCGTTTGCGGGTGTCATTTATCTTGCAGTTAAGGTTCCGCTTCCCTTCTTTCATTAGTCGTTCTTTAACACGATGAGGGATGGACAAACCTAGAGGAACTAGGCAACTGGTGCGAGCAAAAGGCGAATAAGCCACTTAATGCTAAAGCGCTTTAGCATTCGCCAAGCGCTTGGCGTATGAATAAGAGCCCAAATGGTTCGATAAATTGGAACCAACATTGTCGCGATCAATTGACAAAGCAAAAACCATTCTCTTTCTTGTTGAGCGATCGGATAAATAGGTCTATTCATCTAATAAAATAATTTAGTGAGTAGAAATCATAGCGTTAGGCAGTAGGATTAGAAATGCAAAAAGAGTAATCGTATCTGTGACTATGCCGAATGCTACTGTGATTGGGTTGGGGAAATCTGGCAACGCCGCCGCCCGACTTCTCAAACGCCAGGGATGGCAAGTCACCATTAGCGATCGCGGTGCTTCCGATACCCTCCAATCGCAACAACAAGAACTGATCGCAGAAGGAATCGATGTGCGTTTGGGCGACAACTTCGATCCTGAATTAGTGCAACCAGATTTAATTGTGGTGAGTCCGGGTGTACCGTGGGATGTGCCGAGTTTAGCCAAGGCTCAATCGATGAATATTGAAACGATCGGCGAAATGGAGCTTGCCTGGAGGGCATTAAGCTATGCTCCCTGGGTAGCAATTACCGGAACGAATGGCAAAACTACGACAACAGCTTTAACTGCGGCAATCTTTCAGAAAGCGGGATATCATGCACCTGCATTCGGCAACATTGGCTATGCTGCTTGTGAAGTCGCATTGTTAGATCAAAAGATTGATTGGGCTATCGCAGAAATTAGTAGCTATCAGATTGAATCATCGCTCTCGATCACGCCTGAAATTGCTATCTGGACAACGTTTACACCCGATCATCTCAGTCGCCACAAAACCTTAGAGAACTATTTCAACATTAAAGCGAGCCTACTGAATCAATCAAAGCAACAGATTTTTAACGGGGATGATCCTTATCTACGGAACATCGGACAACAGCAAACCTATCCGATTCAAGAGAATGCTTGCTGGACGAGTGTAACCGGTAAGTCTGAACTGATAGGAAATCCAGCGTTCGGAGCTT is from Cyanobacteria bacterium FACHB-DQ100 and encodes:
- a CDS encoding FtsX-like permease family protein; translated protein: MHFLLPKRLVNRFAQEPPLAWSQLSHQKVRLVVGLAGISFANILIFMQLGFRAAMFDGVSRIQENLKGDLFLVNRTSQFLGNKTIPKAQLYRANGIQGIASVDPLYYSRTSWVNPQTKELADVNIIAFNPARSAMDLPEIRGQLGTIAQQDTVLFDSKSLPSLGSVGELFSKGDPVNSVVGGRKMSVGGLYSLGSSLFKQGHIVMSDTNYLRLFGQAGADEVHLGMITLEPGANPNAVAQGLQKLLPQDIKVLNRQEFIALEQGYWAKQPPGIIFNFGTVMGFIVGIVIVYQVLYTDVNDHLPEYATLKAIGYSDSRLLGIIFQEAIVLGVLGFLPGFACSVGMYGLLGTLTRVAIVMRPDVALQVFILTLLMCLISAAIAVRKLRSADPADVF
- a CDS encoding UDP-N-acetylmuramoyl-L-alanine--D-glutamate ligase produces the protein MPNATVIGLGKSGNAAARLLKRQGWQVTISDRGASDTLQSQQQELIAEGIDVRLGDNFDPELVQPDLIVVSPGVPWDVPSLAKAQSMNIETIGEMELAWRALSYAPWVAITGTNGKTTTTALTAAIFQKAGYHAPAFGNIGYAACEVALLDQKIDWAIAEISSYQIESSLSITPEIAIWTTFTPDHLSRHKTLENYFNIKASLLNQSKQQIFNGDDPYLRNIGQQQTYPIQENACWTSVTGKSELIGNPAFGAYIEEAWAIVQGEKIVRADALRMPGAHNLQNLLMSVAAAHFAGIDKDAIAQAVAEFPGVPHRLERICTWQGIEFINDSKATNYDAAEVGLVAVEAPVILIAGGEPKIGEDQAWLNAIQSKAAFVLLIGEAAPTFGKRLEEIGYSNYEDVGTMERAVARSTTLAKQYSAKVVLLSPACASFDQYQNFEQRGDHFRQLCLEQCSE
- a CDS encoding aromatic ring-hydroxylating dioxygenase subunit alpha — its product is MFKNFWYAVEFSKAITQRPTLVTLMGRKMAVYRDSQGKVVALDNRCAHRGASLAGGWVEGNCLRCPYHGWRYEADGSCREIPANPASTPIPKRAKVEAYPVQEKYGFIWVFVGDLPERDRPPLPSFPQFENPVREPAQSVYTFNAHFTRTMENTLDVSHAPFMHGGSVGKSKTPENTVIEDYDLKVTEWGLSATLGIKINRINGPMRFFLKDDDQDPWKQYIFAPPNITYSGVNFGQFKIESILAHIPVDENTTIVKSINIRSFLNHVPGLSHWLDQNTTQVGTRICMEDNVVVQTQIPRLAPLNNSTELMVASDATLIAYRKLLKKFSDMGWMMEAS
- a CDS encoding alpha/beta fold hydrolase, with the translated sequence MITNEPTVASPSSQIWQWRGYPIRYQTAGTQGSIVLLIHGLGASSDHWRKNIPVLAENHRVYAIDLIGFGQSAKPKPSESLNYRFETWGQQIADFCREVIQAPVFLVGNSIGCLVALQATVINPQQVIAVALLDCALRLQHERKLKGIRRLTFPWVQKLLLSPAIGHFFFAKLAQPQVIRKALLKAYARHEAVTDELVEILLKPAQDPGAADVFLSFITHSKGVLPEDLLPEITCPVLMLWGTEDSFEPIAQGRELAKFPAVKEFIPLEGIGHCPQDEAPELVNPILQKWLAQHEQPEASTI
- a CDS encoding aromatic ring-hydroxylating dioxygenase subunit alpha, with translation MLKNFWYAVEFSAAVTAKPKQITLMGQHYVLYRDADHQVIALDDRCAHRGAALSGGWIEEGCLRCPYHGWKYQSDGACVEVPANQADVPIPKRARVGTYPVQEKYGFIWIFVGDAPESERPPIPPFPEYGDPAWRQVQGEYVWNAHYTRVIESGLDTSHAPFVHAAFFNNRDDAEVWDYEVKSEEWSTSATVRTKPPKRVGLLKYIVKRDRPYSSATLTVYLPNINRIALDFNFRGYQYVYFATNIPVDENTTLTKWIGVRNFLTQPWADYNSIKNTVDTYLEDKAVIEAQEPRVVPYGLTEEVLVASDNLLVAYRKLLRKFLDKGWGIGDYSTKAKHKLTLEPESNPGLFEHPIAQPSEHPVEVAKT
- a CDS encoding HlyD family efflux transporter periplasmic adaptor subunit, which produces MQKQIPLKTISYGLIGALSIGSLGLGAAYLSQSKVKQNADAGLSSQPAPVQSVTALGRVEPKGSVIKVSVVNARDSRVDRLLVKQGDRVQAGQVIAILQGLDKKQAALEQAKQNVAVMQAKLAQTRAGSATVSGLAAQKAAIARLTAQFDTEMAARQAAVARAKAEVRNAQASYERSQKLQKEGAISTSLLDNDRRSFETATASLQEAKAQLQETKLTLSAQIQEETAKLQALSEVRPADLQVPQAEIEYAIAQQKQAETQLGDSYVRAPIAGQILRINTQIGEQVNAEQGIVDLGQTDQMYVVAEVYETDIPRVKRGQQALITSENGGFNQQLRGTVEQIGLQIKKTDSLNTDPAADKNARVVEVKIRLDPEDSKKVAELTYMQVRVQIRLD
- a CDS encoding MFS transporter produces the protein MPTHFKDLKKSLKVSPLLFIFVTILLDKLGESILFPILPFLLERFRSDALTLGLLTSSFALAQFFATPLIGSLSDRYGRRPVLLLCVLGTSLSYYLFGLAGSLWVLFVSRMIDGVTGGVAATAQAYIADISTPADRAKNFGLTGAAFGLGFVLGPALGGSLAGINLNLPVFFAGTVALLNFILGWVSLPESLKPENRRALRLKDLNPLGQINDLFQNDRIKGFLWTTFIFNFAFSGFSSVFVLFLSRRFGWGPASAALVFVFIGVFSTVIQGGLIRKLIPAFGEGKLTLAGLVALAIGLGLVGVIPSETPTLYVLLYLSQGLLALGVGLILPCLRGLISNRVSAQEQGRTLANAQGLQSIASILGPLWASWCFDHVGIFSPFWLGAIFILFAFGTTWMNLQSMSSESASS
- a CDS encoding DevA family ABC transporter ATP-binding protein — its product is MSPAPVIVAKQLNHSFGKGALQKPVLSEIDLEIHAGEIVILTGPSGSGKTTLLSLMGGLRSVQEGSLKILEQELCGASKQQLVQVRSQIGYIFQAHNLLDCLTAQQNVGMSLRLHKDLTLTERINRSVAMLHAVGLGHRINYYPNDLSGGQKQRVAIARALVSQPKMVLADEPTAALDSKSGRDVVEIMQRLAKEQGCTILLVTHDNRILDIADRIIHMEDGRLAAA